The following proteins are co-located in the bacterium genome:
- a CDS encoding anaerobic ribonucleoside-triphosphate reductase activating protein, giving the protein MEQRKNGRVQVEKKLYSEMKIGDLQKTSLIEYPGKLSCIVFTQGCNFRCPFCHNPQLVLPEKFLPPMSEKDVLDFLNRRKSYLDAVVITGGEPCLQEGLPEFLKKAKEMGYFCKVDTNGTNPEMVSLLIKEKLVDYIAMDIKAPLTKYGLLTGVAVDTKNIEASVSILKDSTIDYEFKTTVLFPLLNYEDFEDIGRLIKDSPIHYLQRFVPNAVIDKKCLSYPLLTEESFEKLKQIMLKYVKECYIR; this is encoded by the coding sequence ATGGAACAAAGGAAAAACGGCAGAGTTCAAGTTGAGAAAAAATTATATTCTGAAATGAAAATAGGAGACCTGCAAAAGACTTCTTTGATAGAGTACCCTGGCAAATTAAGTTGCATAGTCTTTACTCAGGGTTGTAATTTTCGTTGTCCGTTTTGTCATAACCCACAACTTGTTTTACCCGAAAAATTTCTACCTCCCATGTCTGAGAAAGATGTGTTAGATTTTTTAAACAGAAGAAAATCTTATCTGGATGCCGTGGTTATTACAGGTGGAGAACCGTGTTTACAAGAAGGGCTACCTGAGTTCCTGAAAAAAGCAAAGGAAATGGGTTACTTTTGTAAGGTTGATACTAACGGTACAAACCCTGAAATGGTTTCATTATTGATAAAAGAGAAACTTGTAGACTATATTGCTATGGATATAAAAGCGCCTCTTACTAAATACGGGTTACTTACAGGGGTTGCGGTAGATACAAAAAATATAGAAGCAAGTGTTTCCATTTTAAAAGATTCCACAATAGATTATGAGTTTAAGACAACAGTCCTTTTTCCTCTTTTAAACTATGAAGATTTTGAGGATATAGGTAGATTGATAAAGGATTCTCCAATTCATTACCTACAACGTTTTGTACCCAATGCTGTTATAGATAAAAAATGTTTATCATACCCTCTGTTAACAGAAGAAAGTTTTGAAAAATTAAAACAGA